A stretch of Oncorhynchus mykiss isolate Arlee chromosome 26, USDA_OmykA_1.1, whole genome shotgun sequence DNA encodes these proteins:
- the LOC110526776 gene encoding proteasome subunit alpha type-4: MSRRYDSRTTIFSPEGRLYQVEYAMEAIGHAGSCLGILANDGVLLAAERRNIHKLLDEVFFSEKIYKLNEDMACSVAGITSDANVLTNELRLIAQRYLLQYQEPIPCEQLVTALCDIKQAYTQFGGKRPFGVSLLYMGWDKHYGFQLYQSDPSGNYGGWKATCIGNNSAAAVSMLKQDFKEGEMSLSSALALAVKVLNKTMDVSKLSAEKVEIATLTREDGKTKIKVLKQKEVEELIKRHEAEEAKAEKDKKDKEQKEKDK; this comes from the exons ATG TCTCGTAGATATGATTCCCGGACTACCATTTTCTCACCTGAAG GACGCTTATATCAGGTGGAGTATGCCATGGAGGCTATTGGACACGCCGGCTCATGTCTTGGGATTTTAGCCAATGACGGAGTGCTGTTGGCTGCAGAGAGACGGAACATACACAAGCTGCTTGATGAGGTTTTCTTCTCAGAGAAGATCTACAAGCTCAATGA AGACATGGCTTGCAGTGTTGCCGGAATCACCTCCGATGCTAACGTTCTAACCAATGAGCTGAGGCTAATAGCACAGAG ATATCTACTGCAATACCAGGAGCCAATCCCCTGTGAGCAGTTGGTGACAGCGTTGTGTGACATCAAACAGGCCTACACACAGTTTGGAG GGAAGAGGCCGTTTGGAGTGTCTCTGCTGTACATGGGCTGGGACAAACACTACGGCTTCCAGCTGTACCAGAGTGACCCCAGTGGGAACTATGGAGGCTGGAAGGCTACTTGCATCGGCAACAACAGTGCG gctgcAGTGTCCATGTTGAAGCAGGATTTCAAAGAGGGTGAGATGTCGCTGTCCTCTGCCCTGGCGTTGGCCGTCAAAGTCCTGAACAAGACCATGGACGTCAGCAAGCTCTCGGCGGAGAAAG TGGAAATAGCCACCCTGACGCGAGAAGACGGAAAGACCAAGATCAAGGTGCTGAAacagaaagaggtggaggagctgaTCAAACGACACGAGGCTGAAGAGGCCAAGGCCGAGAAGGACAAGAAAGACAAAGAACAGAAGGAGAAGGACAAATAA
- the LOC110517597 gene encoding solute carrier family 25 member 44-like, giving the protein MQQNRNIQIIEWEDLDKRKFYSFGVFMTMTIRATVYPATLIRTRLQVQKGKSLYNGTFDAFCKILRAEGVRGLYRGFMVNTFTLISGQAYITTYELVRKYVSNYSKDNTVKSLVAGGAASLVAQTITVPIDVISQQLMMQGQGKHLTRFRVKVKTEADGKTKMAFGQTRNMIAQIFAADGFRGFYRGYVASLLTYIPNSAVWWPFYHFYAEQLSKMAPSDCPHLLLQAMAGPLAAATASTVTNPMDVVRARVQVEGRTSVIETFRHLLAEEGFWGMTKGLSARIISSIPTAIVMVVGYETLKRVSLRPELVDSRHW; this is encoded by the exons ATGCAACAGAACAGGAACATCCAGATCATTGAATGGGAGGACCTGGACAAGAGGAAGTTCTACTCCTTCGGGGTATTCATGACCATGACCATCCGGGCCACCGTCTACCCGGCCACCCTCATCCGCACCAGGCTGCAAGTGCAGAAGGGTAAGTCGCTCTACAACGGGACCTTCGATGCCTTCTGCAAGATCCTGCGGGCCGAGGGCGTGCGGGGCCTCTACCGTGGCTTCATGGTCAACACCTTCACTCTCATATCGGGCCAGGCTTACATCACCACCTACGAGCTGGTGAGGAAATACGTCTCCAACTATTCCAAGGACAATACCGTCAAGTCTCTGGTGGCAGGTGGCGCGGCGTCCCTGGTCGCACAAACCATCACTGTCCCCATAGACGTGATTTCCCAGCAGCTGATGATGCAGGGCCAAGGGAAGCACCTGACTCGCTTCCGGGTCAAGGTCAAAACCGAGGCTGACGGGAAGACAAAAATGGCATTTGGCCAAACCAGGAACATGATTGCTCAGATCTTTGCGGCCGACGGTTTCCGAGGCTTCTACAGGGGATATGTGGCCTCCCTTCTAACATACATCCCAAATAGCGCGGTCTGGTGGCCTTTTTATCACTTTTACGCAG AACAGCTATCCAAAATGGCGCCCAGTGACTGCCCTCATCTACTACTCCAAGCCATGGCCGGACCACTAGCTGCTGCGACTGCTTCCACTGTCACCAACCCCATGGATGTGGTCAGAGCTAGAGTGCAG GTTGAAGGCAGGACCTCCGTCATCGAGACTTTCAGGCACCTGCTGGCAGAGGAGGGATTCTGGGGGATGACCAAAGGGCTGTCTGCACGCATCATATCCTCCATTCCCACCGCCATCGTTATGGTCGTGGGCTACGAAACCCTCAAGAGAGTGAGCCTGAGACCGGAGCTGGTCGACTCCAGACACTGGTAG